The following are encoded in a window of Penaeus monodon isolate SGIC_2016 chromosome 9, NSTDA_Pmon_1, whole genome shotgun sequence genomic DNA:
- the LOC119576949 gene encoding uncharacterized protein LOC119576949 — protein MSGVQGIIVCGEASESDEEEEFCAATARGHRGLTQKSAGSTDTKGQQKPPEPKHTQKQQRPQQQQKKGHQSLLHQKLWEANASMEKNIAKAVCGPLTTETTRISRLIASLPAAQNSTLTAHAALANAARNLSNSHLLLAALNCNPLASLQSP, from the exons ATGAGTGGTGTACAAGGCATCATTGTTTGTGGAGAAGCCTCGGAatcagatgaggaggaggaatttTGTGCGGCAACAGCAAGAGGACACAGAg GTTTGACTCAGAAATCAGCAGGATCCACAGACACAAAGGGTCAGCAAAAGCCTCCAGAACCAAAGCACACGCAAAAGCAACAACGACCTCAGCAACAGCAAAAGAAAGGCCATCAGTCTTTGTTGCATCAAAAACTAT GGGAAGCAAATGCATCGATGGAGAAGAACATTGCCAAGGCAGTATGTGGACCCCTGACCACTGAGACCACCCGAATATCACGTTTGATCGCCTCCCTACCCGCTGCTCAGAATTCAACTCTCACTGCCCATGCAGCACTCGCTAATGCTGCAAGGAACCTCTCGAATTCCCACCTTTTGTTGGCTGCTCTCAACTGTAATCCTCTAGCATCTCTCCAGTCCCCAtaa